From the genome of Thermodesulfobacteriota bacterium, one region includes:
- a CDS encoding CoB--CoM heterodisulfide reductase iron-sulfur subunit A family protein, giving the protein MNKTGIFLCTCPSATSAIDIEKTAKSLDLPNTVVRSYRYLCSQRGLRFLDDCIDKDKLDRIFIVACPEDIHRRVFDRASLSKGLRIEYIDIGKVKDEKNLIDSIKERLKEGEGEIVKEEVMTRDVLVIGGGVGGVQAALDIAEEGYKVYVLEKTLSVGGVMAQLDKTFPTMDCSICILGPKLVDAGKHPEIELITNADIKNITGKAGDFNVEVEIQPRYVDMEKCNGCSACVEVCPVILPNEWDLNLKPRKCIYVMFAQSVPLRYTIDKEKCIECELCKKVCELDAINLNEEPKSRTLHVGAIVVATGTQTFDASRKEQYGYGRVRNVVTNIEFERIVCASGPTSGELIRPDGKHIKKVAFIQCVGSRDLHFHEYCSFYCCMASIKEGRLVMEHAQDAEVWIFYNDLRAFGKGFEELYVRSEKEGMKFIKGLPGEIRENPVTENPIVVFEDPKNGKHSEIEFDMVVLALALEPSKQNPRLAEMLGLEVDCHGFFKELDSTSRPLETSNRGVFLAGTCQGPKDIPETVAQASGAAAKVCTLFSQINRTTKSL; this is encoded by the coding sequence ATGAATAAAACCGGCATATTCCTGTGTACATGTCCATCTGCAACTTCAGCTATTGATATAGAAAAAACTGCGAAAAGCCTCGACTTACCCAATACGGTCGTTCGCTCCTACAGATATCTCTGTTCACAAAGGGGATTGAGGTTTTTAGATGATTGTATCGATAAGGATAAACTCGATCGCATATTCATTGTGGCATGTCCAGAGGATATTCACCGTCGCGTCTTTGATAGGGCATCTTTATCGAAAGGGCTTCGTATAGAATACATTGATATAGGAAAGGTGAAGGATGAAAAAAACCTCATAGATTCAATAAAAGAAAGACTAAAAGAAGGTGAAGGGGAGATTGTCAAGGAAGAGGTTATGACCAGGGATGTCCTCGTTATAGGTGGTGGTGTAGGTGGGGTTCAGGCTGCCCTTGATATCGCCGAAGAGGGTTATAAGGTTTATGTGTTGGAGAAAACCCTGTCTGTTGGCGGCGTTATGGCACAGCTTGACAAGACATTTCCCACCATGGACTGCTCAATATGTATCCTTGGGCCAAAGCTCGTGGATGCCGGCAAACACCCCGAGATTGAGCTGATAACAAATGCCGACATAAAGAACATAACTGGCAAGGCAGGGGATTTCAATGTGGAGGTTGAAATACAACCAAGATATGTGGATATGGAAAAGTGTAATGGATGTAGTGCCTGTGTAGAGGTCTGTCCTGTGATATTGCCCAACGAGTGGGACTTAAACCTGAAGCCCAGGAAGTGCATTTATGTGATGTTTGCCCAGTCTGTCCCCTTGAGATATACAATAGATAAAGAAAAGTGTATTGAGTGTGAACTGTGTAAGAAGGTCTGCGAACTGGATGCAATTAATCTCAACGAAGAACCGAAGAGCCGAACTTTACACGTGGGGGCTATCGTTGTAGCTACAGGCACCCAGACCTTTGATGCCTCCAGAAAAGAGCAGTATGGATATGGCAGGGTGAGGAATGTGGTTACCAATATCGAGTTCGAGCGCATAGTTTGCGCTTCCGGTCCAACCAGTGGAGAACTCATAAGGCCGGATGGTAAGCATATAAAGAAGGTGGCATTTATCCAATGTGTTGGCTCCCGGGATTTGCATTTCCACGAGTACTGTTCCTTTTACTGCTGTATGGCGAGTATAAAAGAGGGCAGACTGGTTATGGAACATGCGCAGGATGCAGAGGTGTGGATATTCTACAATGACCTTCGTGCCTTTGGGAAGGGGTTTGAAGAGCTCTATGTACGATCGGAAAAAGAGGGAATGAAGTTCATCAAAGGTCTACCAGGGGAGATAAGAGAGAACCCTGTTACTGAAAATCCCATTGTAGTATTTGAAGACCCTAAGAATGGGAAACACAGTGAGATTGAGTTTGATATGGTAGTTCTGGCATTGGCATTAGAACCTTCGAAACAGAACCCCCGCCTCGCTGAAATGCTCGGTCTGGAGGTTGATTGCCATGGTTTTTTCAAAGAGCTGGATTCGACTTCAAGACCACTGGAGACCTCCAACAGGGGGGTATTTTTAGCCGGTACCTGCCAGGGACCTAAGGATATACCGGAGACAGTCGCTCAGGCAAGCGGGGCAGCAGCAAAGGTGTGTACGCTGTTTTCTCAGATAAACCGGACAACAAAAAGTCTGTAA
- a CDS encoding formylmethanofuran dehydrogenase subunit B, translating into MSEILYESVVCPSCGCLCDDIDVVVEENRVKSIRNVCEWGINKFLFTKKFTSNVRRGRVEKPMIRGKTLIETDYETAISRAVDILQGSKKPLIYGLTNSGYNAQKIALNIARRLKGLFEPRGAALLSSYYAAMGNSNFYVAPLEEIRNNADLIIYWGCNPIHSTPRHLARYSVYPRGRCKERGSQDRVVFTVDVAENEMGKLSRQFLQVERGTDFLAMETMMKLLRGESVEDYKGDIVSIENMVKYMTKVSYGTIFFGLGLSGKDSAKRNVENLMALVKELNSKTRFVILPLYDDFNTSGVIQLLIRELKSPMPVDFSGNYDANSSKYSLLENIHEIDAALIVGDDPFWSLPSEKSDFLKEIPVVLIDPFWTRTTSKCQVVFPTAVTGIEAGGIAYRMDGLPLKLKKVMESEYPSDERILGDIYQRL; encoded by the coding sequence TTGTCGGAAATACTGTATGAATCCGTAGTATGCCCATCCTGTGGCTGCCTGTGTGATGACATAGATGTAGTCGTTGAGGAGAACAGGGTAAAGAGTATAAGAAATGTATGTGAATGGGGCATAAACAAGTTTCTTTTTACCAAGAAATTCACTTCAAATGTAAGAAGGGGACGGGTAGAAAAGCCGATGATCAGGGGGAAAACCCTGATAGAGACTGATTATGAGACAGCCATTTCCAGGGCAGTGGATATATTACAGGGTTCAAAAAAGCCCCTGATTTATGGGCTGACAAACTCAGGGTATAACGCCCAAAAAATCGCACTAAATATTGCAAGAAGGTTAAAGGGATTGTTTGAACCAAGGGGGGCAGCCCTCTTGAGTTCATATTATGCAGCAATGGGTAATTCAAACTTTTACGTAGCACCTCTGGAGGAGATAAGGAACAATGCTGATCTTATAATCTATTGGGGGTGTAACCCTATACATTCCACTCCAAGGCACCTTGCCCGATATTCGGTATATCCAAGGGGAAGATGCAAGGAAAGAGGGAGTCAGGACAGGGTGGTTTTTACTGTGGATGTTGCTGAGAACGAGATGGGAAAGCTGTCCCGCCAATTTCTTCAAGTGGAACGGGGCACTGATTTTCTGGCAATGGAAACGATGATGAAATTGCTTAGGGGGGAAAGCGTTGAAGACTATAAAGGGGATATTGTTAGCATAGAAAACATGGTCAAGTATATGACCAAAGTATCTTATGGTACGATATTCTTCGGTTTGGGATTGTCAGGCAAGGATAGTGCGAAGAGAAACGTCGAGAATCTTATGGCACTGGTTAAGGAGTTAAACAGTAAAACCAGATTTGTGATTCTTCCTCTGTATGATGATTTCAATACAAGCGGGGTGATACAGCTTCTTATCAGGGAGTTGAAAAGCCCAATGCCAGTAGATTTTTCCGGTAATTACGATGCCAACAGTAGTAAATACTCCTTGTTGGAAAACATTCACGAGATAGACGCTGCCTTAATAGTTGGAGACGATCCATTTTGGTCTCTTCCTTCTGAAAAGTCCGATTTCTTGAAAGAAATACCTGTGGTTCTTATTGATCCTTTCTGGACAAGGACAACCAGCAAGTGCCAGGTGGTTTTCCCAACAGCCGTTACGGGTATAGAGGCAGGGGGGATTGCTTACAGAATGGATGGTCTGCCTCTCAAATTGAAAAAGGTCATGGAGAGTGAATATCCATCGGACGAACGCATATTGGGAGATATATATCAGCGTTTGTAA
- a CDS encoding (Fe-S)-binding protein has translation MAKLSMYQLYQYLPKTDCEKCGFSCMGFANRLISRDVRPEDCPFLLEHEYSGSLTELNRLLGPEVEKEITGLIIDQEKCNGCGICVTVCEVNMEKSKEVESGRGPGYSDNVVLRIDDGKIKLVDPQSCRRANPSSHICRACAELCPTKAISLV, from the coding sequence ATGGCAAAGTTATCCATGTACCAACTGTATCAATATCTGCCGAAGACCGATTGTGAGAAGTGCGGTTTTTCATGTATGGGGTTTGCTAATCGCCTTATTTCCAGAGATGTTAGACCGGAGGATTGCCCTTTCCTGCTAGAACATGAGTACTCAGGGTCCCTGACCGAACTGAACAGGCTTTTGGGTCCTGAGGTTGAAAAAGAGATTACAGGACTTATAATTGACCAGGAAAAGTGCAATGGATGCGGTATATGCGTTACTGTATGTGAAGTAAATATGGAAAAGAGCAAAGAGGTAGAGTCAGGGAGAGGTCCCGGGTATTCAGACAATGTGGTGTTACGAATAGATGATGGAAAGATTAAGCTGGTTGACCCCCAATCCTGCAGACGGGCGAACCCCTCTTCCCATATTTGCAGGGCATGTGCGGAGCTATGCCCCACAAAGGCTATTAGCCTTGTTTGA
- a CDS encoding 4Fe-4S binding protein, giving the protein MIALNTKTETDEKIEIKLKLYVDEISLTLNKLVCIKCDICKTVCPKDAISVIRDEKEVRIDIDEEKCVLCEVCSHFCPVSAITLAYNNVPKSILLDNQGVLSFPKRIEIDTSRCPSHCSKNPEGEHRWCRRNDETIDNTYEDCPKFCFLCAENCPRDLIKVEDESVKPNEARCLGCPHCQDNCEYGSIIITPVFSGEIGIDSRLCPEECTKCIDICPTEAISREGKEVFVNDRYCSFCGACVNICDKEAIDLKRTDVKAEEGEFTAVWSNAVEKLMG; this is encoded by the coding sequence ATGATTGCTTTAAATACAAAGACTGAAACAGATGAAAAGATAGAGATTAAGCTGAAGCTGTATGTGGATGAAATCTCCCTGACCTTGAATAAATTGGTTTGTATTAAATGCGATATATGTAAAACGGTTTGCCCAAAGGATGCTATCTCGGTAATTCGGGATGAAAAAGAGGTCAGGATTGATATTGATGAGGAGAAATGTGTCCTTTGCGAGGTCTGCTCTCACTTCTGCCCTGTATCAGCAATCACCCTAGCCTACAATAATGTTCCAAAAAGTATTCTTCTGGACAACCAGGGAGTACTTTCATTCCCAAAGAGGATAGAGATAGATACCAGCAGATGCCCCAGTCACTGCTCTAAAAACCCGGAGGGAGAACACCGGTGGTGTCGCAGAAATGACGAAACAATCGATAATACTTATGAAGACTGTCCCAAGTTCTGTTTTTTATGCGCTGAAAATTGTCCGAGAGACTTAATAAAAGTAGAGGATGAATCAGTAAAACCCAATGAAGCCCGATGTCTTGGCTGCCCCCATTGCCAGGACAATTGTGAGTATGGTTCAATAATCATAACCCCTGTATTTTCTGGAGAGATAGGTATTGACAGCAGGCTCTGCCCTGAAGAATGTACAAAGTGCATAGATATATGTCCAACTGAGGCAATCAGTCGAGAGGGGAAAGAGGTTTTTGTCAATGACAGATACTGCTCATTCTGTGGGGCATGTGTGAATATATGTGACAAAGAGGCGATCGACCTGAAAAGGACAGATGTGAAAGCGGAAGAGGGGGAGTTTACGGCTGTATGGTCGAATGCAGTAGAGAAGTTAATGGGTTGA
- a CDS encoding hydrogenase iron-sulfur subunit has protein sequence MNEEIRIGVYVCHCGKNIAAVVNPSAVVDFASSLDNVVIARENTYCCAETGQAQIRDDIKEHNLNRVVVASCSPKLHEPTFRRTVSEAGLNPYLMEMVNIREHCSWVHMREPDAATKKAMDLVRMGVAKARLLQPLSDREVPTTKNALVIGGGIAGLQAAIDIANAGHRVYLVEKAPSLGGKVAQLSGVSPYHQSPECLLIPMMTEAIIHPNIEVFTNAEVKSVDGYIGNFKVKIIKHPRYVKKSCILCGECNAVCPVEVKDEFNAGMDFRKAVYLPFEQATPSTYVIDMEQCTRCGLCVESCSVNAINLEEGEEELELEIGSIIVATGFESFDPKDKPKYSYSQFKNVITSLQLERMLDTEGPTDGKPLRPSDGRKPTKIAFIQCIGSREEDGNQYCSKICCMSTIKQAKRLNALFPETDITVYYRDIRLPKKELEEMYREVREAGVLFVRGEIREVSETEGNNLLISAFSDTLADLIVQDVEMVVLAVGLEPCIDGNLIKEIVKVPVSPDGFFMEAHPKLKPIDTVIDGVFLAGACLSPKDIAESIAQASGAAAKVCGIFSKDRLKLDGIISKVDTEVCIGCGICIKQCPFQAIIEEEIEGEKKAKVVEAACKGCGVCAGACPTGAIEAFSFTTEQLHAQIDAALEENPGEKIIAFCCNWCSYAGADFAGVSRLQYPSNVRIIRTMCSGRLSKDIILYAFEKGAGMILVSGCHPPGDCHYVSGNYRCEERVNSLMKSLPKKGIDPKRLRLEWISAAEGVVFQRVTQEMAKQLKDLKG, from the coding sequence ATGAATGAAGAGATACGGATAGGGGTATATGTATGCCATTGCGGTAAGAACATCGCAGCGGTTGTTAACCCTTCTGCTGTGGTCGATTTTGCATCTTCCCTGGATAACGTGGTTATAGCCAGGGAGAATACCTACTGCTGCGCTGAAACCGGTCAGGCCCAGATTAGAGATGACATAAAGGAACATAACCTCAATCGGGTTGTGGTAGCCTCATGTTCTCCCAAACTCCATGAGCCCACCTTCAGGAGAACAGTGTCAGAAGCCGGTCTTAACCCCTATCTTATGGAGATGGTAAATATCAGGGAGCACTGCTCCTGGGTCCATATGCGCGAGCCCGATGCGGCAACGAAAAAGGCTATGGACCTGGTCAGAATGGGGGTAGCAAAGGCAAGGCTTCTTCAACCATTGAGCGACAGAGAAGTGCCTACCACGAAAAATGCTCTGGTCATAGGTGGCGGTATTGCCGGGCTTCAGGCAGCTATTGACATAGCCAATGCAGGTCACCGTGTATACCTGGTCGAAAAGGCCCCTTCGCTGGGAGGTAAGGTAGCTCAACTGTCAGGTGTCTCACCATATCACCAATCTCCGGAATGCCTGCTTATCCCCATGATGACAGAGGCAATAATCCACCCGAATATAGAGGTGTTCACAAATGCCGAGGTAAAATCCGTAGATGGATATATAGGCAACTTCAAAGTTAAAATCATAAAACACCCCCGATATGTGAAGAAAAGCTGCATCCTGTGCGGTGAATGCAATGCTGTATGTCCTGTAGAGGTTAAAGATGAGTTCAATGCAGGAATGGATTTCAGAAAGGCTGTCTATCTTCCCTTTGAACAGGCTACCCCTTCTACTTATGTGATAGATATGGAACAATGCACAAGGTGTGGACTCTGTGTTGAGAGCTGTTCCGTAAATGCTATAAATCTGGAAGAGGGGGAAGAAGAGCTGGAGCTTGAGATTGGCAGTATCATAGTGGCAACCGGTTTTGAATCCTTCGATCCCAAGGATAAACCAAAATACAGTTATAGTCAATTCAAGAACGTCATAACCTCACTTCAACTGGAGAGGATGCTGGACACTGAAGGTCCAACGGATGGCAAACCCCTGAGACCTTCTGATGGCAGGAAGCCCACAAAAATCGCCTTTATACAATGTATTGGTTCCAGGGAGGAAGACGGGAACCAGTACTGTTCAAAAATCTGCTGCATGTCAACGATAAAACAGGCAAAGAGACTGAATGCCCTCTTCCCTGAGACTGATATAACTGTATATTACAGAGACATAAGGCTGCCAAAAAAAGAGCTTGAGGAGATGTATAGAGAAGTAAGAGAGGCGGGCGTACTTTTCGTAAGAGGGGAAATCAGAGAAGTATCGGAAACAGAGGGTAATAACCTGTTGATAAGTGCCTTCAGTGATACTTTAGCCGACTTAATCGTTCAAGATGTTGAAATGGTGGTATTGGCTGTTGGGCTTGAACCCTGTATAGACGGGAATTTAATAAAAGAAATAGTGAAGGTTCCCGTAAGCCCAGATGGCTTCTTTATGGAGGCACATCCGAAGCTTAAACCTATAGATACTGTTATTGACGGAGTCTTTCTGGCCGGCGCCTGTCTGAGTCCCAAAGACATTGCTGAGTCTATAGCTCAGGCAAGCGGGGCAGCGGCCAAGGTATGCGGCATTTTCTCAAAAGACAGGTTAAAGCTTGACGGGATAATATCGAAGGTAGATACAGAGGTATGTATTGGGTGCGGGATTTGCATAAAACAGTGTCCATTCCAGGCAATCATAGAAGAGGAAATTGAAGGAGAAAAAAAGGCAAAGGTTGTTGAGGCTGCATGTAAGGGTTGTGGTGTGTGTGCAGGAGCTTGCCCCACAGGGGCAATAGAGGCATTCAGCTTTACAACCGAGCAGCTGCATGCCCAGATAGATGCAGCACTGGAAGAGAATCCTGGAGAAAAGATAATCGCATTCTGTTGTAACTGGTGTTCCTATGCCGGCGCAGATTTTGCCGGTGTATCCCGACTGCAATATCCATCCAATGTCAGGATAATCCGTACCATGTGTTCAGGCAGGTTGAGCAAGGACATTATACTGTACGCCTTTGAGAAAGGTGCAGGAATGATTCTCGTTTCAGGGTGCCATCCCCCAGGGGATTGTCATTATGTATCCGGTAATTACAGGTGCGAAGAACGGGTAAATTCTTTAATGAAGAGCCTGCCTAAGAAGGGCATAGACCCAAAAAGGCTCAGGCTGGAATGGATATCCGCTGCAGAGGGGGTTGTGTTTCAGAGGGTTACTCAAGAGATGGCAAAGCAGTTGAAGGATTTAAAGGGGTAA
- a CDS encoding amidohydrolase family protein yields the protein MKIKIEGGRLYDPRNNLDGKERDIFIEDGIIVDRFSSADRTINASGKTIMAGGIDIHSHIATYGLNLIRGTGRFYSPREIGHIYAKMGYTHVNEPFMTQVTARYVHHELSSIPILDTSAFLVLNLRDVEARIKSVKHLEEVEKIIPIIIAGTKAIGLKIYEPFVRYAQRTHILRNVTAKKALSFFSSINREIIPRIIMHSSPELFGEEIENPAGFHFSHVGSVIGNEEAYQKVLSYLNAGATADLGLFDFGQNLRISNPKQTVGEVFGRVDMGLSEDIVFSQGNASESETPFFAFKLALSQPSGHISFSTDSPANASFEAYPKIFSWLMKAENRANLFAKELPDFEYSLLDIASITRHNPAVILGLKNKGHLGVGAEADIAIYDINEDTKPDKLVASFRDCDYLIKSGSIVVEDHKIVNDQAEKKTYYRGVETLDYEPAKILASYSTFRFENLMVDEAFTAKEVKV from the coding sequence ATGAAGATAAAGATAGAAGGCGGAAGGCTATACGACCCCAGAAACAACCTGGATGGAAAAGAGAGAGACATCTTCATAGAGGATGGCATAATAGTAGACAGATTCTCCAGTGCCGACAGGACTATCAATGCCTCCGGGAAAACCATTATGGCAGGTGGCATCGATATTCACAGTCATATAGCTACCTATGGTTTAAACCTCATAAGAGGAACGGGCCGCTTTTATTCACCCAGAGAGATTGGCCATATATACGCCAAGATGGGATACACCCACGTAAACGAACCTTTCATGACTCAGGTTACTGCCAGATACGTTCATCATGAACTGTCCTCAATACCTATATTAGACACCTCTGCCTTTTTGGTATTGAATCTCAGGGATGTTGAAGCCAGGATCAAGTCCGTCAAACATCTGGAAGAGGTTGAGAAGATTATACCCATTATCATTGCAGGAACCAAGGCTATCGGGTTAAAGATATATGAACCCTTCGTGAGATATGCTCAGAGAACGCATATCTTGAGAAATGTAACGGCGAAGAAAGCCCTAAGTTTCTTTTCAAGTATAAACAGGGAAATCATTCCAAGGATAATCATGCATAGTTCCCCTGAACTCTTTGGTGAAGAGATTGAAAATCCCGCAGGCTTCCACTTCTCCCATGTTGGATCAGTCATAGGCAATGAAGAAGCCTACCAGAAGGTCTTGAGCTACCTTAATGCAGGGGCAACCGCAGATTTAGGATTATTCGATTTTGGGCAAAACCTAAGGATATCAAATCCTAAACAGACCGTTGGCGAGGTTTTCGGCAGGGTAGATATGGGACTTTCAGAGGATATTGTGTTCTCGCAAGGGAATGCCTCTGAGAGCGAAACCCCATTTTTTGCCTTTAAACTTGCCCTTAGCCAGCCCTCCGGTCATATATCTTTTTCAACAGACAGCCCTGCCAATGCCTCATTTGAGGCGTACCCTAAGATATTTTCATGGTTGATGAAGGCAGAGAATAGAGCCAATCTGTTCGCTAAAGAGCTTCCAGATTTCGAGTACTCCCTTCTAGATATTGCAAGTATTACAAGGCATAATCCTGCAGTTATCCTTGGCTTAAAAAATAAAGGGCATCTGGGGGTAGGAGCAGAAGCAGATATAGCCATCTATGATATTAACGAAGACACAAAACCAGATAAACTGGTGGCTAGTTTCAGAGACTGTGACTATCTGATAAAGAGTGGAAGTATTGTTGTAGAGGATCACAAGATAGTAAATGACCAGGCAGAAAAGAAGACCTATTACAGAGGCGTGGAAACCCTTGACTACGAACCTGCAAAGATTCTGGCAAGCTACAGTACCTTCCGATTCGAGAACCTTATGGTAGATGAGGCATTTACCGCGAAAGAAGTTAAGGTCTGA